A genomic segment from Euleptes europaea isolate rEulEur1 chromosome 15, rEulEur1.hap1, whole genome shotgun sequence encodes:
- the RAMP1 gene encoding receptor activity-modifying protein 1: MAPQVVGIGTWQEGGLGWAAPCLTTVNGCHEAVYGSFIQEFCFSKFKSDMGTLRQMLWCDWDKTLGWYWELINCTVLVASKLDCYWPNQLVDEFFLAVHQHYFKACPVSGRSLRDPPNTILCPFVVVPVFVTLLVTALVVWRSKRSEGVV, translated from the exons ATGGCCCCACAGGTCGTGGGCATTGGCACCTGGCAGGAgggggggctgggctgggcag CCCCTTGCCTAACAACGGTCAATGGATGCCATGAAGCCGTCTACGGCAGCTTCATCCAGGAATTCTGCTTCAGCAAGTTTAAATCTGACATGGGAACCCTCAGGCAGATGCTGTGGTGTGACTGGGATAAAACCTTGGG ctggtaTTGGGAACTTATCAACTGTACCGTCCTGGTAGCTTcaaaactggattgctactggCCAAACCAACTAGTGGATGAGTTCTTCCTAGCCGTTCACCAGCACTACTTCAAAGCCTGTCCTGTCTCAGGGAGGTCTTTGCGCGACCCCCCTAATACCATCCTGTGCCCGTTTGTTGTGGTTCCCGTCTTTGTCACTCTTCTCGTGACGGCGCTGGTGGTGTGGCGAAGCAAGCGCAGTGAAGGGGTTGTCTAA